The genome window ACCACGAGTTTGTTGTAACTTCTAGGGTAGGGTAGGATTGTTCTAATATGAAGAGACCTCATCTGACCCTAGAATCCAGACTGTGTTTCTGATCACTCATTAGCAGCAATTATTCAAGATAACTCGTGAAGCAATTATTTACTTGATAAGGTAACACTCATTTTGAATAAATCAAAAAATCCAAACCAGGCCTGATATACTCAAAGCCCAAGAGAATCCTTTTCCCCTGTGAACTATGCAACAGATTACAAGTAGCACAGCCAGTTTTTGTGCTAAAACCAGGAGCACTCAGGCAGTTAGCTTCTGGGCAGGTTGAAGCAGCTTatttggaaggaagggagggaaattaaCTTAAGGACAGTAGGCCTCCACATGGTATCCTGGAGAGATGCTCTTAGGTTGAGTAGACTTTCCACACCCATtatctaaaacagtgatggcgaacctttttaaggcgaacctttttaagaccgagtgcccaaattgcaacccaaaccccagttatttatcgcaaagtgccaacctggcaatttaacctgaatgctgaggttttaatttagaaaaaaatggttggctccctcttcctccgccccacccactcgagcaggggccagcctgctctagcctccaggaagtcccgcgtgcaccactctgtgcctctctagcatctctgcctcctctgcgcccccgcccccctcgggagaagccacctgaagcacaggcaccaggcctaccagccaagtcctccctggtcaccacggtgtgcgcatgttgtgctcaatagcccaggctagatatgtgtgtgtgtgggggggtgatttttcgcccccaACATGACGAaatctgtgtgcacgtgcccacagagagggctccgagtgccacctctggcacccgtgccacaggttcgccatcactgatctaaaatgtttctaaaacgctttcaatccctcccctttttacaacaatgtatgtccacactcaccccctcaaaacaattaaTGGCTGCTATtacgtgatttcccccccccccattttttttaatttctgtgttgaattgatgcttcagtgcttcaaagtcTCATGTTGTGATTCTCTActcatatactcaatgcttcgaagattgggccccccaaaataaaaacaaacaaacagaaatgctgcagatgAACAAGTGagagggaatggagtgagctcagaaaatgttgccaaggaagaagttcagggaagcagagaagcatggaaaaTGTAATTGGTGGATCACACAGGAActgaagatattttcaaaacatttcagttggagaatcattttgaaagggaattcatttaaaacattttgaagctgcaaataaaatgtttggttgTAAAAACAatttggaactccatggaggaagcattttatttcctgtctcaaaacattttaaaaggtttgtgcagaagaaGGGGACCAAAAGTCAGAGCCAGTATAAAGTGTCTTCATGTGTTCCTGTGTACCTACGAACATCGCTTTACTATAGGTGCCCTGTACCTTGCACACATTAGTGTTATCCCTTAGAGAAGACAACTGCCTGTTGAACAAAACCATTATATTCTATATTTCTCCAATATttagagcaaaaataaacagtatataatAAAAACATGTTATATAATTATTCAGTCCACTATATTTAATAGATTTTCCATCCACAGCCTTTATGTTTTTGAGCCCTGGTCCATATAGTAATGGCACAGAATTTTGTCTGTTGTTATGTTTATTTGAAATGTGTATATTATATTAAACATTACTTGCGCATTATATTTGAGAAGTGGGTGGCCTGCAAGACTTGCAGCAGGGCGGGATACCATCTCCCCACACCCATCACAGCTCCAGGCCTccaccacttaccttaaacccatCTCCGCATCTGGTGGATCTGGAGTCTCTCTTGGAGTCTGATGTTGCAGCAGCTGAGCCTGGAGCCGCTCCAGGAATCCACTGCAATGGTGGATGAACCCAATGCCACCAGTGGTCTGCAGCTGCTCCAGACATCCACAGTTGTGGTGGCCAAGCCCAGAACAGATCTCTGCAGTTGTGGCTACCGCCATTTCAAAAGGTGAGTGCATTCTCATGCACAGAGaacacttttttattttgggaaaactcaacccccccccccccatgtttttaatgcttaatttttctgcagacttagggGATCCTCAAAGTCTGCAAAAATGTTTGTTTGGTGTTAAGTGTGGCACCAGTCCATAGATTTAGTTACCCTCAGATGGGCTTAGGAATTAGTTATATAGAAGTTATTATTAGTAGTTCCCTCCTcctatttcttgttttgttggaatgtcTTTGTCCCTTCTCTCCAAGACTAGTGGCAGCTATCAGGGATGTATTGGGGCATAATCAAGATCATCCAAGGACTAGAAGAGCCAGGAGAAAATGCCCATGGTCACCTAATTGCTCCATTACAGCTAGCTGCAGGATTGGCTACTACATCCCAACAAGGTTTCCACTTGTCCAAACACAGGATGCTGATGCTAGGAAGTTCTGTTTCCTATTTCCTTGCTCAGCAGCTGACCGAAGGATTACAAAAACAACCCCAAAACCAAAAACAGACTTTATTGAAATGCCTTTGAGCTTCAGTAGAACTACCACCAGTTTCTTGAGAAAACTGTGAAGAAACCAGATGGGCACTTTAAGGAATGAAACTTGACAGGGGGTTCAGTGGTGaacttaataaaaaaaattacaaagtgaTCATCGTCTTTAGTTGCAAGATGCCATACATTCTATAATTCTCAAGACTTGAGTCAAAAAGCGATCCCACTTGTAAATCTTCAGATTACATCTTGAATCCAAAAGATGGTCTCTTCAACAGAACTCCCCTTTTTGtctcccttcctttttaaaaacaactcattctGTCTCCTCAAGCCGTGTGGGTTTCTTGAGCTAACACTGATCCTGATTCCTACGTAGGGGCAGCCGACTTCCAAGTGGTACCCGGAGATCTCCCTCAAGACAAttaagatcagttcacctagaaaaaaaagagagagtgggGAACTCTAGGGCATAATAccatgctgaggcccctcccttccccaagccctaccctctggtatttcccaatccaaagtggCATTGGATTCTATGAATCTTCCAACCCTATGTTCATGGTCAGGTGCATTCTAAAGTTAACTTTATCAATATCTAAAACCTGAGGAAAATGTAAAACTCAAAGTCAATTTTTTTACAATGTTGTGTTCTAGCAGAACAgccttgcttaattttttttaattactgtgtTTTCCTACTTCTCCATGGAACATCAGTTGATGCAGACAATACAACACATCCATAGTAAACAACTGCATCAAGACTGTTGTATTACAATCTTCCAGTTTTTTTTCTGGGAGATGAAAGAAAAGTACAAAATATCATATAATTCATATTAAGTTGTTTTCTAGGAAACCTTAGTTATATTTTCAGAGAATAACTTTTGAATTCCCCAGAACTATCTATCAGGATGGATATTCAGagcaaaaggggggaaggggaaaggtttCAATTCATGATGGAGCACACAAGCACATAACTTTGCAGTCTTAAAATGAGATATAAGATATGTCATAGACTTTGCTGgattaaatgtttttgttttgtgaacAAACGGATTTTGAGATGTACCAAGCTACTGAGGCCCCtttcacacgtgcagaataatgcaatccactttcaatgcactttgaagctggatttcactgtgtggaatagaaaagtccactttcaaacaattgtgaaagtggattaaatgtgcattattctgcaagtatGGAAGGGGGCTGAGATAGAGTTGTCACAAAGGTCTGTTGCCACGAAGTCACCATTTTGTGAATATTTTTATGTCTCATACAAGATTGCAGCTCAGATTTGTATCTCTTTATTAGCTCAACATTTGTTAATAGTAgagtttttaaaggttttctgTCATTTCTGTTGTTCTCATTTCTTCTTGCCTTCATACCCATTCAAACTAgtcataggattttttaaaacaaaattcctAATACAGCAAGGGATATCTGACAGAAGTATGCATCTCCTTCTAAATCACAAGACACATCTGCATTCTACTGAGCTTGTGAGATATGAATGGAAATATTCATATTCATCAAAGGCCACTAATTGAATGTGACTGTGCTCAAGTAAGGATTAGAACTCTCAACCTAtgagttttcaagaaaagagtAGGGGAAAGTAGTCACTTGGCAAATATGACCTTGGGGCAATTTCTCCCAATCTCCTAATAGGGCTGTCAAAGTCTGCTTACTCTCTTACTTACTCACTTGATGCACTAAAACCATATATTATActgcttttaatattttgaaaCTGAACACCATCCCATCATTTTTAATCCAAAGGGCTTTGAGAAGAAGGACACAAGCAATAGAATAAAGGTTTTTCATTTGGCTTTATTCTTCAAATAAGCTTTAAAATGGCTTGATTGGGAATAAGAACTTTCTGTGAGCAAGGACAGGGGCATTAAAATCTGATACAGGAAGACAAACAATACACAGGTATTGGGTGTGTCTAGAAACCAGGGTGGGGACGAGTCCTGTCTGTGTACAAATTTTAGGCTTTGGATGCCAGTGTTTTTGGTTTGAGCACTTTATGGCAGAAGTAAGTAGCTTCACAtacagttgggtgctgtgtggtttccgggctgtattatGCGCAGATGAGATGAGACGATAAAGGTGCAGTGAAGGGATACACTACATACAGATATATACCTACTGTTTTGGCAACATCAGATCTCTCCTGGCGTTTAgcatactgcatctgtggctggcatcttcagagggtagatctgatgttgggaatagcaagtggagtatatatctatGTATACAATACAGCACCTGCCCCTATCAAATCACAACCGAAAATCGAAAGATCCTCTTCAGCCCAGcgcctgaaagccttcaacaatacagcttCACATACACTTCCTGTACAgatgccatttctgcatgggatATTAGTGAACCTCACAATTATGTCATAACACATGATgaacacatgtttttttttttcatttgcatcaGAAAGTCCCAATTAGATGTGGGTTTCCATGATATGAGCACATGACTAAAGTCATCCATGTGTATTTGATGCACAAGACAATGAACATACAGTGTTCTATACGAAAGTTATAGCCATGCAGGAAATTTGTCTCAGCATGTAAAGCTTTCCTTGGATAGAAGTGTCAAGTAGTATGGGACAAAGCCCTTTAAAGAAGCACTTTGAGGAGGCAGTGCTGATACAGTCATATAATGTTAACAACTGAGCCAAAGTTCAAATTCCAGGTAAATATACCCTGTGCGGGTAGGCTCTTCCATTAGGCAAGTTGAGGCAACTTACTTTACAAGACAGATTTTGAGTCACTGTTGAAAGGGAgactatattattttatttttcttgccaaaGAAGGCACTATTactattttctgcctcaaaattcaTGCAAATCATGCTTCTGTGTGTGAAATCAGCTATATGTTAGTGCTGCAGAAATTATACTAATTCCAAAGGAATACTGTGCATTTCCGTTATAAACACATCCCACGCGCCGCTCAAGCTGTTTTCAGATTTTCCTGTCCCTTTAGCTCTCCAAAACCAGCTTCCACAATATGACTCTTCATCCTTTTTCCTCTACAGCTTATCACTTAAGAGACCGAGAGTCTGATTGGATGTTTTTGCTAGTTTTTCCTGCACCCAAAGCATGCAAATGGAATACACATGAATGGATCACAGCAGCAATCTCTGTTCTGGACCTATGCAAGTCTGTTTTATGGTCCAAATAGACCCACCATGTACATATACCAGGCTCTCCTCACATGATCAGGAAACCCTAGATTCCCATCCACACAGATATGGGTCTACATATGGTATATAAatgtagattccccccccccccaacatttagCATAAATAATTGTAGCTGTAGTGATCATATGTAATGCAATGTCCTTGAATCCTTTAGGTGAAGCTCATTCCATTACTTAGCAACTACACTTCAGGATACATATATAAGCCCAACTGCAACTTTTCAACAATAGTTTTCCAATATTTAACAGCAGTCAGACAAAACCACCACATATGCACAAATAGAGATTCTAATCACACTTTACAATTAACATGTGTAGATCATGGTTGGGGTTTACCACCTACTTCTGCTCTCCTTTGTCCACATGTCAATCTGACACATTGACTGTGTGAATAGAGCTACTATTTCACTGCCTCAACCCCCAACATAATGTAGAGGTAAAAAACATTGGCTTGAAGTATTAAATATATTCAAAACGTGATCCGTGAATTCTAAATATTGTTATTGACATAAAATACCTTTCTTGACTTCCTCTTACCAGTGAATAGTGTTGTGAGAGCCATCCATGCTTCCTGATTGTTAGATCTTAAAAAGGCAGAAGTAGTTCACCTCTTCTTATTCACCATTTGGAATTCAACATTATACAGAAGAATCCACCTGCCAGTTCTGTATGAGAAAAGAAACCAGATAATTACACAATTGTGCTCCTCATGACGTTGACAATGGATTGCTTGGAGGGAGGACCATGAGGACTCAGGACAGTTGGTGTCAGGACTTATATCTAGTCTTGGTTTTTCTGTTGCAGACTGGATCTCCAGAACAGGAAGGATTCTTTAATTTGCTGACCCATGTACAGAGTGGTCGTATGGATGAGCAACGTTGTGACATTCAGATTGTGCATCGCAAAAGCCCTACGGAACCTGCGAGCAGTGAGTTAACCAAAGCACTTTCAAGGGggaaatgttcaggaactaattGTTCATTGGTGCATGCTAGCAAAGCATTTGACTCTCCTATCCCACTCACACCTTCCCCACTAGCAGAGATCCATCTAGGTGATTTGGTGCCTCTGAATATGATCTGTAGGATTCTCAAGTCGACACAGTAATTTGGACATTGCTTGCTCAGTAGGCTTTTGTGGTAGTTCTCATAAACTGGATGCTAACAAAAAGAACTTCCTGTAGCAGAGATGATCTGACTCCACAGAGACATCTTATGCAATCAACAGAATTATTTGGATCTTTATACTACTGGAATATTATCTAGTTTTGTGAAGTCTTAATTACAGTTTCAAAAAGTAATATTGCCAAATGGGGTGCAGGAATGTTTTGAGCCTACTTAGGATGTAAATAAATCCTGATCCTTCAAAAAGGAATGCTAACACTAGTACTGTATTATCGTTGCCTATTTTCCTTTGATGACCTCTATTCCTTGAACAGGTAACAGCCCCAGCCCACCACCAGAGATGGACCATTTAATGGAAATGCTGGCAAGCACACAGAGCCGGCGGATGGATGATCAACGAGCCAGCTTTAActacctcccaggtttccagaaTGTTGAAAATAATGCCAGCAGCAAACCAGCTTCTGGGGCCACCAAGGTGAGGTCAATTGAGAGAATGTCTAGAGTGCGAGAGCTATTCTCATTATCTATGTAGCGTTGTGGTATGCCCAGTAAACCACACAAGTAGGCTTGCTACAGCCTTGGCCTGTTTTCGTAAATTCTTGCCACTAAgaccagaagcagaaaatagaaGTTTAAGAGGTGAAAATCGAGGCCTTGTTGCTTATAATGaacatatttctttcttttttcctcactGTCATGACATAAATTTTAACACATTGTTGAGGCATTATAAAAAACCTACAAAGGATCTTGTTGGCAAGGTGCTCAAGGTTCATTAAGGTAGGGCCCATATCttttaaacaagcaaataaataaatagagcaaTCTACCAAAGACAATAGCAAGATGAGTATGCACAATCAAGTACAATGATGCCTACATGTCATCTTCAGTGTTCTCCATGcacaccaataaataaataagccaaaaTTCATCTGGGCAGTCAAcatttcaacacacacaccccaaattcaTCTGGGCAACCACCACACAGTTGACCCTGCACATAAAGGAACCCTAGCCGCTTCCTGCAGCCACACCCCCTAAGCATGAATTCCACCTTTGTTACTACATTAGATCCTTCTGTAGTTGCTTCCACAGTATCATTTAGTCTGGAACTGCCATGACTTGCTCATGTACTCCAGACAACATGACAATCAATTTAATGCATTCCAGTGGTTTCtgtgttgctttcatgcctttttttttcttggtccAATTTTGGGGCAATTTtctccccacttcaaaaaagttATGGAGCCGGGGCCTGACAAAGCTCTGTTGCAGCATCTCTTCTGTACATTCTTCTTGCCTGTGCTCAATTATTTCCTGGGCTTGGCGTAGCATTCCTGAACAGATTGTTTTTCTACGAACTAAAAAAATTACCCCTTTGCAACAAAAGttattattcaatattttttgaaCATAGTTGCACAAGCACCAAACTGCAATCATGCATAATAAAAAAAGAGAGTACACCATATAAGCAAAGAGAAAAACAGCAATGAAAGccttttcttctgttcctttcaATCTTTCTTGTTGTGGTTTAAATTATGCTTATTATCTGTTCACTTGTGGTGCCCATGACACCCCAGATCTGAATGGATTTTTAATCCTGGTTGATTTAGGACAGCACTAACTGTTAGGGTTTTAATGCAttctattttatatattttatctaCATTGTAAGCTGTGTTGGGTTCTGGAagatagaaaggcagctaattaacgttttaaataataaaataaatgagcagctaggttttggggagggggtaaatGGCTGTATTTCTCTTTGGTTTCAaatatgtttcatttcatttatcaATCAATTGTACATCAAATCAATTAATTAACCATTTCTggtgcaaaggaaaaaagaacatttaaagTCCCCTCCACTCCTAGAAAATGAACTGATAAAGGATGTATTCGAAAATAACAGGCCACCAAGAGTGAAAGGAAGgcccacaaatgcagaataatacactttcaatccaccttgcagctggatcttactgtgcgaaatagcaaaatccacttccaaacaattgtgaaagtgaattaaagtgcactattctgcttGTCAGAAGGGACCGAAGTGATGAGTTAAGCAATCAATACTGAGCTGCAAACTGTAAACATCTCATTAATTTACTActtctgtgtggaaaaaaaaaatcttgctttgcttGTTCTTCCAACAAACGTTACACAGCAGATCACTATTATTCACATGAAGGCTGAAGGTGAGCCAGTTTGTCTATGGCTGAACTAAATTTGAAATCTAAAATTTGAAACTCCCAGATCAAATTTACTACCTGAAAACTGCCACGTATATCATTTTAAAGGAGACAGCAATGCCTGCTGGCAGTCTGGGTGTGGGGATCTTGAGCCAGCATATATATTGCTaacaaatcacatctgacttaagGAGACGCTAGTAGGGTTTTCAGGAGACCCTAGTGAGGTTTTCAAtccaagaaacattcagaggtgatttgccattgcctgctttcatatcacagccctggtattcattggaggtctcctatcACATAcctgccagggccaaccctgcttaacttccaagagctTGAACAATTAGGCTATCCTGGGCTCTGCGGGTCAGGGCTTTCCACTGTTATTGTCCCCTTTTTGTGTATGGCTGATTATTTAACCAGACATGGGTGCCACTGCCTCACTTTTAAGGTATTACTTATATTGATGCTGAAGTCTGTCATTCCTGACAGTCATAGGACATTTTCATATACAAGACAGGTTGCCTCCCAGATTAATTTCCCTCCCAGATTAATTGCTGCCTAAGTGGGGATGGTTTCAATCAGCAAAATGGCACAGAGATTAAAAGCTAGCACAAATGCACACATGCGCCGGTCACATATCTCCAATGGAATGTGTAGGTCAGACCTCAAGTCAGCTTCCTTTTAAATTGATACCTAAAATCAATGTAGAATCTGCACTGGGGCGttcatttcattttaaatccaaattctctcCTGTCTCAGTTGCAACTGTATGAGGCACAAAAAGCTCAAGAGAAAAGTTTGCATGTTCCACTTAGTGTGACCTCAAAAAAAGGCATCATACTCAGGTCTGCTTCAATTCTATTTATAACCATGCAATTGTAACATGGACCCATATTTCTGCATGCCCATATCCTACATATACACAAACGGAAAAGAGCTAGGAATGGCCATTGCCAACTACCAATGGCCCAGGTCTATTACATTTGTGacatcattttctctttctctctctgactgCACACTTTCCAGAGCTGTGAAAAACATACTTTCCTTCCAGAGCCGTGACATAAATGCAGGCATCTTGACTACTCTTTGTATGTTAACCAGTCCCTCAGGGCTTCTTATCTTTAAATGCTTTGGGTACCTAGATCAACTTTCTCCAATGATACTGTTGAACCCTTCCTGGGCAGATGTCCCAGTCTGCAACTTCCTTCCATGATGGAGGAAGGAACTGAGACTTTGGGTCACAGACAGATGCTCTACACAATCCAGCACTTTTGCCCAGACTAAGACTCTttacatatatatacatttatgtcTGTTTCCTGTAGCCTTGTGGACCCCTGCTGCAAATATTAACCTTGCCTGTTCACTCTCTTTTCACTGACTGTCACTAACCTTGCTGTGTTATGGATGTTCTCGTAATGTTATCTTCCTTATTCAACTGATTAACTTTGTTTCTTTCTT of Sphaerodactylus townsendi isolate TG3544 linkage group LG03, MPM_Stown_v2.3, whole genome shotgun sequence contains these proteins:
- the PCP2 gene encoding Purkinje cell protein 2 homolog isoform X2, producing the protein MTTVEAKAEEEEKKEPDSEPTSDLTTEPAPGSNPSSGTGSPEQEGFFNLLTHVQSGRMDEQRCDIQIVHRKSPTEPASSNSPSPPPEMDHLMEMLASTQSRRMDDQRASFNYLPGFQNVENNASSKPASGATKK